The nucleotide sequence GCCCCGGCGTGGGGAGACGCAGAGGGGCCAGGTGGCAGGGTCCGGGCGGCGGCAGCTCCGTGTCCTCGGACTCCAGCGGCCTGGGCAGCCCCGAGGTGGTCCCGCGCTGGCCCGAGGGCGCCCACAGGCAGGCAGGGGCCCTGCAGAGGGAGATGAATGCCTTGTTCGTTCAAAAGCTGGAGGAGATTAGGAGTAAATCCTCCATGCTGTCCACCGGTAAGACCAGACGCTCCTGGCCGGCGTCCTGTGCTGCCCCCTCACCGCCCCTCGGCATGGCCTGGGCCGGGCGTGATCCCTGCGCTTCTGCGTCCCAAACCGCCGTCTCCGTGTGCTCATCCTGGCTTCCTTCCCCTTGCCCCGCTGGCTTGCCTGGGGGTCCCCGGTAGCCGCAGCACCCCTTCCCCATCTGATGGTGCCGAGCCCTAGGCCTCTTGCCCCCAGAGGCACCCCCAAACCCCCAAGTGGCCCGGAAAAGCGAGAGCAGGTCTGACTCCAGCTGCTGTGTGTGCCCGTCGGGCCTTCGCGCTGGCCTGCCCTGCCTGCTCCTGAAGCCTTTCCCCAGACCTGGGGGCAGCTTccagccgccccctccccagcccagggccgGGCTGCAGGTGTTTGGCTGCTGGCCCTGCACTGCAGTCCTCCGAGAAGCCTGGTGTGGGTCGGTGCAGCACTGCAAGGCGGCCCCCGACGCCACCGCCGGTGCCCGGGCCCCAGCGTTTGCAGGGCTGGGGCAGATCGCACCTGCCCCCCGGCCCTGGGCGCTCCGTTGTGGCCTGAGCCGAGCCGAGCCGCGGCTGGGACAGGCAACAGCCCGAGGGCACCTTGTCAGGGAAccccagcctggggaggggctgaAAGCTGAGCCGTTCCCTCCCCCagacccccatccctccctgcgCCCCGCCCAGCCTTGCTGTTTGTCTGTCCAcctgccagccccacccacaCGCTGACCACCCTGTTCTCCTTTCTGTCCCCACGCTGCCTCCATAGTTAGGGACTGAGAGCAGCCGAGTGCCAGGTAATGGGGCCCAGCCCCCGTGTGCCCTGTGCCATCCCCGGCCCCGGCCTGTCCGGGGGCCCTGTGGACCCTGCCTGTGGGCACAGACTgtctgctccccccgccccagccgcAGCAGAGccggagggcagggtgggggcagctgtGTGCACACGGAAGAGCCTGGCCGCTGAGGGTCCTGGGAGCACTGTCCACGGGGGGACGCGCCCAGCATGGTTCTCTCCCTCTCGTCCACAGATACCCACTCCTTCTCCGTGCAGAGGACGGGCTCCTCCCTATGTGGTCTGGAAACCATTGCTGAGGAGCCAGCCCCGGGCCCTGGCCCCCCACCTCTGGCGgctgccccccccagcccctccccgggAGGGCCCCCACGCACCTCGGGACCCCGCGCCAAAGTGGCGAGCCCCCCAGCGGTAGCTCTGGGAGCTTCCGCGCCCTTCCAGCCCGGGACCCAGAGCCGAGGGGACATGGAGCCAGCCCCGGAAAGCCGGCGCAGGGTGTACAATGGCGGGGGCCCCGGGGGGGCGCGTGAGGGCGTCCCTAACAGCCAGATGGTCCGAAAGGCGGAGAGTGAGGGGCAGGTGCCCTCGGAGCTCCCAGGCGGATGGCGGCCCCTGGCTGGGCCCTGCCCCACCGTGTACTCAGACGTCACGGGCGGAGACAGGCTGTGGCGGCGGCTGGAACCAGGGGGCCATCGCGACAGCGTGTCCTCATCCTCCAGCGTGTCGTCCAGCGACACGGTCATCGACCTCTCCCTgccgggcctgggcctgggcctgggcctgggtctGGGCCGCGAGAGTGTCCCGGGGGCCCCAGCCGGACGCCTGCCCCTGCGGCCCTGCTCTGCCACGGCCGCCCGCCTGGACCTGCCTGCCGTGACCAAGAGCAAATCCAGCCCCAACCTGCGGGCTGCCAGCCAGCTGCCCGCCACACCAGGAGACCTTCCGCCGCGGCCCCCGGCCCCTAGGCCGCCCTGGGGCCGCCTCCCTCTGGCGGGCCTCCGGGACTGCCCTGCGGCTGCCAAGTCCAAGAGCCTGGGGGACCTGACTGCTGATGACTTTGCGCCCCGGGTGGAGATCCTGGGCCAGAGCCTGGgcctggcgggggaggggcgggctgGGCGGGGGGCGCGGCGGGACGCGCTGACGGAGCAGCTGCGCTGGCTCACGGGCTTCCAGCAGGCTGGCGACATCACCTCGCCCACCAGCCTGACTGTGGGCCTGACTGTGGCgggggaaggggcgcctgggcccCCCGGCTTCCTGCGGCGCTCCTCCTCTCGCAGCCAGAGCCGTGTGCGCGCCATCGCCAGCCGGGCCCGGCAGGCCCAGGAGCGGCAGCAGCGGCTGCAGGCCCCAAGGGCTCCCCCAGGGGAGGAGCGGGGCACCCCCGAGGGTGCCTGCTCAGGGGGCCATGGGGGCTGTGGGGATGTGCTGGCCCCCGCCAAGGGCTCTGCCGCCACTGGCCTCCTGCTCAGACTCTGAGGGACCCCCCCCAGGGTggacccaggcaccccccaacctTGGCGCTGAgtgccctctgccccccacccgtgccccggggaggaagggagccTGCCCGGGGTCTGGGCAGATTTTTCACCATGTTAAGATATATATGAgaggtatttaaatttttagagaCAAAGCTTCCACGACATTAAAGTGCTGCCCGGTCCCTTCCCCGTCGTACCTGGTTTTCGGTGGTGCGGGTGCGACGCTCTAAGTGTGCGGTTCCCCGGATGCTCGTTATGTGCCCGGCACTGCCCGGGGCGCTGCCCGTTCCCTGCCCGACCGCGAGTGGCTTGTTCTGCACAAGGCCTGCTCTGTGTGGGATACTTTATAGACTCCAGGCTTGCGGACACAACTCCACTAAACAGGTTCCTGcttgctggggggcgggggcacccACCCACTCCCCCTTGTGACCACCTGCCAGGCGTTCCTGTCCTCTGTGTGAGGACAACCGTGACCTCTGTCCACAGAGGGCTCGGTGCACTGGCTCcccagggagggggcctccagcCTCCAAGACGCAgcccctgttccctctctccccgccTCCCAGTCCCACTCTGGTGTGTGGGGGCATAAGCTTGACTCTGGGCAGGGACCCCAGGCCAGAGGACCCCCCAGCTGGCTAAATGCAtacactgcccctcccctggagAAGGCGGGATGCCAGCCAGGCCACAAGGGGCTCTGTGTCTCGGCTCATCCTGCACCCCGGCATCCGGCATCCGACCTCCACCAGAACCACCTGGGGTGCCAAGGGCCACCAAGGACCTCTGCAACAGGCAGTGACCTTTATGCAGCAGGCGGCAGGTTTGGCTGGGGAGGCCTCATGTCCCACCACCAGGGTAAGCCCTGTCGTCTTCCTGATAAGGCCCACAGGAAGCTGGACACCCGACACAAGGCTGGGTGCCAGTGGGTGGACACGGTCTCCCTCGAGATGTCCCTCTGTAGCCTCCAGGGACCTGTGCCAGCCACTTGCCCAATCTCAGCAGAGGCCTGGGTGGAGAGGGTCTGGTCTACTGGCCCCACATGCCTCCCCAGATCCACCAGGCCCCTCCTTGGGAAGCTGTGCCCCAAGGCCAGAAGGAGCAACAAGCAGGGCATTTGGGAGGTGTGCCTGGCCTTCAGAGCCCCTAGAATCTGGGGTGCGTCGAAGGGGGGCACCTGGAGGAACCTCAGCCGGGGGACTCTCAGTcagtgctgggctgggctggctgctGGGGCTCCCGGGGGGAGAAATGGGGGCCAGTCCTTATCTAGCCCTGCGTGGGCGCTGCCGCCACCACACGGTTACCTTCCAGGGGCCAGGCTTAGCCCCTGGGAAGCCCGGGTCTGTCTCAGAAGGGTGCCTGGCAGCAGGGCGGGTCCTCCCCTTACAGCTCCGCCCAGCTGATGCAGGGCCAGGGCACCGCAGGCCCCCTGATGGGCAGGCGGGGCAGATAGGAGGGCctgtgggggtgtctgggtgtcgGGCTGAGCCAGGCTCTGGCTGGACTTCTTGGGGCCTCCTGGGTGTCCATGCTGGGCCACCCCTGCACCAGGCAGGCCAGCGCCGCTCCCCCACCAGGAAGCAGTGGCTGGAGGGTAGTCAGGCCGAGGGGCCAGGGAAGCCACACAAAGGTGGCCGCAGCCTGCTGAACTGTGCAGGGGTGTCGGCTGGGGACGTGCAGGCCCAGACTGTGGTGTGGGGTTGAGGCAGGGGgacccttgggggtgggggttaatGGGGACCCCCTGCTGGGCTGGCCTGGCCAAAGCGGCCACTAGCACGTGGGGCTGTGAGGGACACGTGTGTGGGTCACCGGGGGGCCCGGAATGCTGCAGGAGTGCTCACAGCCCCACGTGCGAGTGTGCAGAGCTGGGGACGGGGCTGGCCGCCTTCCAAGGCTGGCTCCCAGGCAACTGAGCAAAGCCCCGTCCGGCATGCACACGGGCGTGGCTCGGGCCCACTCCCTGCGGGAAGGGTCAGCGCTCAGCCAGCTCAGAGGCGCCCACCCTGCATAGGGCACAGCCACGTGGTCGATCAGCTCCGAGCAGGAGTGTGGGCAGCCACCAAGCCTGAGAGCCCTCGAAGGCCCTCGTGGCTGCCGCCTCCACTCAGGAGTGTGGCTCAGCCCCGTCTGTCGGTCTTGGGTGCAGTGGGGTGCAGACGCACAGGATGACCTTCCGATGACCTTCCCTGACACGCCACTGGGAGTCTCCTTGCTCTGGGCAGGGGCCGGGGATGCAGGAAGCCACGGGATGACCACAGCCACGGCCACCCTAGGGGCCCCGGCAGTAAGTGAGGGGAGACCCCGCTCCCGGCCGCCCCCGGGAAGGGCTGGCCGGGCCCGCTCTCTGTGAAACCACACGGCACGGTCTGGTGTCACTCCAGCCTCTATTCGGTGCGCCCGAGCCCCTGCTGACCTGCTGGAGACGCGAGCGTGTATTtacatctatacatatatatgtgtgtatatatatatatataaaagattatttCACAGTTAAATATATTCCAATACGAATGTCTCACTGGACAAAAGTTGTGTCTCCCACCACGAACACGGCAGCATGAAAGAGACCCCAACGGCACAAGCACCATGCTCACACCTGGGCGCACCTGGCTCCGAGTCACAGGCGCGCGACATCAATATTCTGATTTGAACGCGGTTTCCCTGTTGCGGTCGAAATACATTCCTGACAAGCGACGAGCAGAACAGTCCGGCAGGGCAGGCGCCTCACTCGGCCGGGACCTCGTACTTGAAGATGACGCTGAAGAGCCGGCCGCCCAGCCGCTCGGCCAGCCAGGAGTTCTTGATGACGGCCAGCTTGAGGCTCTCGCAGCGCAGCGCCGCGTGGTAGTTGGTGTGGACGGCGCGGCCCATGCCCTCGATGACCACCAGGTCTGCACCTCGTTCCCGAACCAGCACGGCCAGCCCCTTGTCCAGGCGGCTTCGGGGAGGAAGGGGGCGGTGAGGCAGGGGTGGCGGGGCCTCACCCCCGCACTGAGCTGCCCCCGGGGAGATGCCACACCCTGCGTCCCCACAAGGGCAGCAACTGGAAAGAATGCCCGAGGACCCCTGGCCCCCAGCTCGCTACATCCCTGGGCTCAAagtcaccgcccccccccccgccccgccccgcaaACCGGGCCTGACGACGCTTCTCGATGTGGAACTGATGGAATCCCCTTCCTGGTTAAAGCCAGCCCAGGAAGGAGGAGGCCGGCCCGGAGAACCGTTCTGGCCCCGGGCAGGCTCCCAACGGCTGGTTCTCACGCCCTAGGATCCCCAGGGTCCAAAACATCAATGCGGTGACCCAACTGTCAGAGCTGGGGGGCCTTGGGGGCGTCTGCCTCTCTTCACGAGACGAGGCACACCCAGCCCACGGTGCGGCCAACGGGTCCTGAGCCCACCGCCCAGGTCCCCACCAAAGGGCTGCTGCCCGGCACGTgcgctgggggctgggggcaggcgtGGAGGAGCCTCGGGTACCTGAGGTCCAGACACGGGGAGCTGGAGCCCGTCTGCATCAGCAGCAGCCTCTCCTCTCTGAGTGCCGAGCTGCCGAGCACAAGGGGTTGGTTGGCGCCCTGGGAGTCGGCACCCCAGACACTCCCACAGTGCCTCCACCTGTCCATGCAgcgccccacccccaggctcccagccagCTTACTGGACGACGGGGTCCATGGCCGCGATGCGCTCGGCCACAATGAGGGACTCGCAGTAGGTCACGTCGTTCAAGGCGGGTCCCGAGTTGCACGCCAGGATGACCTGCAGCAGGACACCCCAAGCTTTGTAGGGACCTCAGCCACCAACCAGCACCGAGCCAGCCTTTGTGCGCCCGCCCACCTGGGGCTGCCGGCTGAGAAGCACGACCCCCGATGACCTCTCACTGCTCGGTGGCCTCCAGGAAGGCCGGCTCCCGGGTCGGGATGAAGACGGCCCCAGAACACTGCAGTCAGGCTGACCCAAGGTCCGTGGTGTGACAAGCCTCACCCGAACCTACCTGCCCCGCACAGAGACCATGACAGCGCCAACCCCACTGCGAGTggagggcccagggcaggggtcCCGCCGCGGCCTGGACGCTCACCTCCGTCCCTCTAGAGAGAAGCTCCCTGACAAAGGGGAAGACTCCCAAAATGACGTCTATTCCACTGTTATCTGCGAAAATTAAGGCACATTTGTGAGGGGGCCCCTGTAAGACAAAACCAGGACGTTCAGTTGGGAACAGGCGCGTCCAAGCGTTGCAGACACCTCCGTACTCCACACTCCCCGCAGGCCGAGGCCGAGGGCTGCTGGCTCCCATGGGCGCTggggtgctggggggcagggcgcctgggccTCTTCCAGAACTGCGGCCCCAACGACCTCTGAGCCACGGCCACTGACCTAACCAGGAGAGCCTGCAGGAGTCGGGCTGGAGCAGGGGCCAGTGGCCGGGGGGAGTGGGCTACGGCGTGAGACTCCAGGGGGCCCTCAGTGCACTACCCTGGGGCAGCCGCGCACCATCTCCCGTGGCCCTCCCCGCCTTCCGGGCCTCGAGAGCACGGCCTGGCCCTGGGGCAGAGGCGGGGGCAGTGGTGTGTACCTTCAGTCTCTGAAGCCACTTGCTGTAGGAGTCCACGAGCCACGGCCGCTCTGTGGGACACGGTCACGGTCAGCCACACCATCCCCCACAGGCTCGCTCCCCTCCCGCAGCTGTCCCCTCAGCACAAGAGGGGAGCCCTGGGCATCCCTACCTTGCAGCTTCATCTTCGCCTCCTCAAAGCCAAACTGGGGGTCAGATTCAAGGACACTGTGGAGAAGAAAACAAGTCACGGAAGCCCCCAAACCTCAGCTTCCAGCATTCACTACAGAGCCCAGAGGAAGCATTTCCCAAACTGGCCGAGCGTGCTAGGATCCCTAGCAGGTCCCCAGAGCAGCGGCGGTCTGGGCAACCCCCGCTCCAGAGCCTGGGACGTGGTatggggctgggagcagggtgaggggtggaAGGTCCTGAGTGTGTGGCGGCCTCCGGCAAGGCCCCGGGTCAGCACCAGCCTCGCCCGGCACATGCCCCCACGTGTCACCCAAAGGGAGAGCCAGTGACGGGGGGGGTGGCTCTTCTCAATGTGGACCCAGCAAGGGCCAGGACAGGACCCCAGGTGGGCGTCCCGCAAAGGGAGAGACCTTGTTCTGTGGTGGGCGGGCCAGCCGTCGAGGCCCAGGGTTGGGCCAGGGGGACCACTCCCTCAGGGTCCCCCGGGGGAATCCTACAGCACCCCCAGACTGAGAGCCCAGGCCGGGCACTCAGGGAGCCTGGGCTGCATGCTCCCACCCGAGTCTGTAGGCTCCTTCGGTAAGCACCTCCTTCGCCCAATTTCAAATGTTCAGTGTGGTTTGAGTCCCACCCTAATGTGCGAACCCGGGATTTGCATTTCGGCGTCTGAAAACATTAGCCCCCAAATCCACACCCTGGCTGTCCGTGTGCCTGCTCTGAACAGGCTCGGGGCAGCACGGCCAGAAAGCCGCCGGTCATTCCTGGGGCCACTCACGCCCCCAGCAAAGCCCAGGGCTCCGGGACCCCGTCCCCCCCACAGCTGCCCCCTCTGGGGCCGGGCTGGGGCGCTGCCTGAGCCTGAGCCGGAGCgagcaggcagggcagggctgaaGCGTGGAGGGGCTGGGAAGGCATTGGGCACCTACTCGGAGACGGCTTTCGCTCCCCAGTCGAAGACGTTCCCGGCCAGCAAGCCCTTCACCAGGGCCAGCTGCCTGTCCTCCCAGCCCAGGGCGTCCAGACCGCGGATCACCCTTGGGAAGCACTTTAGCGCGACCCCGTTTTCCTTCTGCTTGACCTGTGGGGAGAGGCCAGCCCTGGTCAGAGTGGAGGCGCGGCCCTGCCTTCCTCAGGCCCTCGGCGGACAAGGTCACCACAAAGCCGCCCTAAGGGGACAGAAAGCCCAGCGCTCCGCCACGGGCTCACGCAAACCAAGGTGTTAACATGTACCGATTCGGAGTGGCGCGGTGTGGGCAGCAGTTGGGCGGCGTCCGGGCCCACGCACACTTACAGACCGTGGCGTGGTCATGCCATGGCCCCGGGCAGGGCAGAGAAGGGCCTTGGTGAACTCGGACCCTCGCAGGAGCCCGGCGCCCCATCGCCAGACACTCCGTCCGAGGGCGAGGGAGGTGGGAAGCGGCGTGCAGCGCTGGCTCTGAGCCCTGGCCGCCAACCCCGGGCACACGGCCTTCTGGGCAGAACGGCCTGAGGAGGAGGGTGGCACCTCCCGGCCGGCTGCCGGGCTCCAGCTGGCTTGTCGCCTGCGAGGGCAGGACTTGCGTCCACCAACGGCAACTTTGAGACTGTAAGCCGACCCCACCAGGCCAGAGACAGGCAAGCCTCCAACCCTGGGCTCCTTAGCAGGCGCTGCCAACCAAGAGGCCACCCCAGgctgctcccctgctccctgctaCCTGTGTTTCCTCGCAGGCGCCAGCCCAGCGCAGGAAGGCGGCACTCACTTTGGAGTAGGGGTCCGGGAAGTTGAACTCATTCAAGCAGTGCTCCCTCGTGTCCAAGAGGCTGCGCACAGTCAGGGTCCCGTAAGCActgaggaagaggcagggaaagggcAGCTCAGGGGGTTGATGGCCAAGCACGCTGCCCACTGCCTCTGCCCCCGAGGGCGTCTTCGTGGTGCCCGGCTGCCGCAGGAGTGTCCAGCAAAGCAGCAGAGGGGGCAAGCCCGCCTGGCCCTGCCGAGCGGCCCCAGAGCGCGTGCGGGCAGAGCCAGGTGCAGGGGGCACGGTGGCCCCAGGGGCGGCTCCTTCAGTGCTGGGCCGGGGGCAGCGGGACACTCACAAGGGCTGGTGTCTCAGCGTCTGCAGCTTGCTCCAGTACTTCTGCCGGAACTTCTCTGCCCTCTCGGCGGCATCCACTGAGCCTGGCTGGCTGGCCACAGCACGTTTCACCACCTGCCAAGCACAGGGCGCTCAGCTCAGCCAGGGCCATGGTCTGAGCGCATCCCCACGCACAGGCCCATGGCCACTGGAGATTAGTGTCCCTGGGGGCTTTCCCCCGCGGGGTGGGAACGGGGTCACCGCTAGCCCCCAGCCGAGGCTCGGAGCCACACCTCCCGGGGGGACAGGTGGCTTGGGACCATCCCCCGAGGCTGCACGgggtctggggctgggggccctcactctgaggacagagccctggcGCCTGCGAGGCTTGAGGAGAGACACATgttcccggggtggggggggtgaaggCCTGAGACGCCACCCACCAGAGCCTGGAATCCAACTGCTGTTGGCCCTGGCCCTGCGCAAACCGTGTGCCTCTGAAGAAACGCAGTCACCAGCACGGGGATTTGGCGTGCTTGTGAGACATGTGCCTCGCCGGAGCACACCCCAACGTGCGGACCCAATCCACACCCAGGGGTCACGTTTACATCTGAAGAATAGGAGTCACCCCGCAAACTCCAACACCGAGCCCACGGCCACTGGAGCGCACCCCTCCTCTTTCACCACACCTGTCGCTCGTTCCTCGGGAGCCCTAGGTTTCCAGAGACGCCCATCTCTTGTCCCCAGGGGCGCCCGGCCCGCCCCGAGCCCTCACCCCGTCCAGGGCCTCCTCGAAGCAGGTGAGCCAGTACTTGCGGGCCAGGGCGTCGTCCGTCAGGTCGACCGTGTCGGGCACATAGGAAGACGGGTCCAGAAGGAGTGGCAGGTTGACCAGCGGCCGCTCCAGCCGGTCCATCTCCAGCAAGTCAAACTGGGAGGGCAAGAGGCAGTGTGCGTGTCAGCTGGGTGGTTCCGGAAGTTCGAGACCCTTGTGCGAGTCCTAGAGCCAGCTTCTCTGTGGGGACGGCCGAGACGGCCGTTCTTCCCGGGCCCCGCCCACCCACCTTGCAGTCCTCTGCGGCCTCAGCACCCAGAACCAGGCTCCCAGATCCTGATCTGGTCCCAGATCTGCCCAGCCCCACAGAGGCCACGTCCCTCCCGTGTGTGCAGCTTCCTCCCAGTGGCTCTGCTGTTCTTGCCACAGGGGGGCCCCGGGGTCGGAGTCCCCGCACCAGCGTgcgcccctctccccacacacacagcTGCCCTTCCGGACCCCGTTTCTGCTGCTCCAGCCTCCGCAGGCATGGtcccctctctgcccagcaggCCCTTGTCCTGTGACTCCCGTGGCACTGTGCCCACGGCAAGGCCATGGGGACCCCGCGGGGCAGGTAGTCAGGCTCCCACACTGGCTACGCCGAGGGAGTGGGGCCCCTCTGGCCCGTGGTGCTACCCGTGGGCGCCAGCGACAGGCACGCGCTCTGGTCGTTCCCAAAGGAGCGGTCGCTCGGCCACCTGGCGTTTTAAGTTTTACGTTGTGAAGACGAAGCTGGTGTGTCACCAGCCCTGGTCCTCGGCGACCTGCTCACACTTCACTTGGCACGTGCCTGGCAGCCCTCCCCCCGCTCCCTAGGGAAGGACCGGCCACACGCTGCCGCGCCCCTGACTTGGCTCTTGTCTGCGGGCAGCCTTCTGACTGGCAAGCTGGGGGGTGAGGAGCAGGTGTGCTCCGCACTGCGGGCACCTGGGGACACACTGGCTTTCGGACGCCCCGAATGACAGGAAGCTCAGCCAGGAAACAGCCGGTACATTTCCAGGCGATGAAAGAAAGTGGGCGGTCACCATCTCTGGGGCCTCAGCCGGGTTTCAGGGGCTCCCCCGCTACCCGACAAGCACTTCAAACCTCAGCTTTGCCGCGTGTAGGCTCCACACATCCGtgtgaagtgggggggggggggtcacacgGAGACCCAGCACGACAGGTGTGCGAGGCTTGGAGTGTGGGGGGAGTCGAGCTGGCATGCACACCAACTCTGATACACGCGTTCCTTGCTCACATATCCATTTGGCTTTGTGATCCCTAAAGCAGGAATCCACGTTGCCCCTCCACAAATCAGAAGCCGGGGATCAGAGATGCAGAGACTCCTTGCGTGCCAGTCACTTGCTCTGGCCAGGCCCGGGGCGTGCGGCCCTGAGAGGGGAGTTCTCTCCCAAGAAGTCATGATTAGAGCACGCACATTCTCACAATGCTTATGCCAACTAGTAAGAGAATCTGCATGTCTACAACCAAAAAATCAGCTTTGCATCCAAAAAGCCAGCAGGCTGGTTCTGAAGGAGGTATTCTGACTCACGTGCCCAGACTGGCCGCCTGGACTTGTCCAGCTGGTTCTCTAATCCGGTGCCCGAATTCTGCTAAGCGTTCAGAGACTTACAAGAGTAACATTTAGGGGGACGTCCTCAGTAAGCCTGTGATTTCTCCAGGACGGGCCATGGTGGCAGCGTCCTGTGTCTGGCTGACACTGGTCCTGGTGGGAGACCCTCTATGCTCGCTCAGCAGGCTGGAGGAGCCCCCGCCCAGTCACGTGGGCGTCTCCCCAGCTGAGGGTTGAGGAATGGGCAGGAAACTTCCCAGGACAGCAGACTCTGTCCTTTCATCTGCTTTGAAACGATCAGGCAGAGAACGTGGTCTAAGGCAACGCGCCTGGGGTTGGTGCTAACCCCGATTCTGC is from Zalophus californianus isolate mZalCal1 chromosome 4, mZalCal1.pri.v2, whole genome shotgun sequence and encodes:
- the PANK4 gene encoding 4'-phosphopantetheine phosphatase isoform X2 — encoded protein: MAECGASGSGSSGDSLDKSITLPPDEIFRNLENAKRFAIDIGGSLTKLAYYSTVQHKVARVRSFDYSGKDAEQDHEPPYEISVQEEVTARLHFVKFENTYIEACLDFIKDHLVNTDTKVIQATGGGAYKFKDLIEEKLRLRVDKEDVMTCLIKGCNFVLKNIPHEAFVYQKDSDPEFRFQTNHPNIFPYLLVNIGSGVSIVKVETEDRFEWVGGSSIGGGTFWGLGALLTKTKKFDELLHLASKGQHTNVDMLVQDIYGGAHQTLGLSGNLIASSFGKSATADRDFSKEDMAKSLLHMISNDIGQLACLYAKLHCLDRVYFGGFFIRGHPVTMRTITYSINFFSKFDLLEMDRLERPLVNLPLLLDPSSYVPDTVDLTDDALARKYWLTCFEEALDGVVKRAVASQPGSVDAAERAEKFRQKYWSKLQTLRHQPFAYGTLTVRSLLDTREHCLNEFNFPDPYSKVKQKENGVALKCFPRVIRGLDALGWEDRQLALVKGLLAGNVFDWGAKAVSDVLESDPQFGFEEAKMKLQERPWLVDSYSKWLQRLKGPPHKCALIFADNSGIDVILGVFPFVRELLSRGTEVILACNSGPALNDVTYCESLIVAERIAAMDPVVHSALREERLLLMQTGSSSPCLDLSRLDKGLAVLVRERGADLVVIEGMGRAVHTNYHAALRCESLKLAVIKNSWLAERLGGRLFSVIFKYEVPAE
- the PANK4 gene encoding 4'-phosphopantetheine phosphatase isoform X3, with translation MTCLIKGCNFVLKNIPHEAFVYQKDSDPEFRFQTNHPNIFPYLLVNIGSGVSIVKVETEDRFEWVGGSSIGGGTFWGLGALLTKTKKFDELLHLASKGQHTNVDMLVQDIYGGAHQTLGLSGNLIASSFGKSATADRDFSKEDMAKSLLHMISNDIGQLACLYAKLHCLDRVYFGGFFIRGHPVTMRTITYSINFFSKGEVQALFLRHEGYLGAIGAFLKGAEQDNPNQYSWGENYAGSSGLMSSSPELCPTQRARSGTFDLLEMDRLERPLVNLPLLLDPSSYVPDTVDLTDDALARKYWLTCFEEALDGVVKRAVASQPGSVDAAERAEKFRQKYWSKLQTLRHQPFAYGTLTVRSLLDTREHCLNEFNFPDPYSKVKQKENGVALKCFPRVIRGLDALGWEDRQLALVKGLLAGNVFDWGAKAVSDVLESDPQFGFEEAKMKLQERPWLVDSYSKWLQRLKGPPHKCALIFADNSGIDVILGVFPFVRELLSRGTEVILACNSGPALNDVTYCESLIVAERIAAMDPVVHSALREERLLLMQTGSSSPCLDLSRLDKGLAVLVRERGADLVVIEGMGRAVHTNYHAALRCESLKLAVIKNSWLAERLGGRLFSVIFKYEVPAE